In Pomacea canaliculata isolate SZHN2017 linkage group LG12, ASM307304v1, whole genome shotgun sequence, a single genomic region encodes these proteins:
- the LOC112576471 gene encoding alpha-protein kinase 1-like → MEAGHKAGYLEEFGVTSVLSADMMPRIWGGDQESAEDRPDLALQKWLQQLPDVIMSQINLALQQESPFMPPDVTPEMMAESNSSVPSMNHIEILYRCLDLAMRAKDYKIAAAIIYVVDRACYRFGRSGALLNVVDEIMQVSPETPIAPQVVLRKARVLKDTGDLHGSMKILDAVISKECKWEYKDNIQYENTKAVCVQIKGQILHNLGLWKEAITPLVDSVDSFKLVRDNKGISSSLGLLSRCLRKLSYDDFINLRIMYPVHVSK, encoded by the exons ATGGAAGCAGGACATAAGGCCGGTTACCTGGAAGAGTTTGGTGTGACGTCGGTACTAAGTGCAG ATATGATGCCCAGAATCTGGGGAGGTGACCAGGAATCTGCAGAAGACAGACCAGACTTAGCATTACAGAAATGGTTGCAGCAACTTCCAGATGTCATAATGTCTCAGATTAACTTAGCTTTACAACAAGAGAGCCCGTTTATGCCACCAGATGTGACTCCTGAGATGATGGCAGAATCCAACAGTAGCGTGCCAAGCATGAATCACATAGAAATTTTATAT CGATGCCTTGATCTTGCCATGAGAGCGAAAGATTACAAAATTGCTGCAGCCATAATTTATGTCGTTGACCGTGCCTGCTATAG atttggacGTTCAGGGGCGCTACTGAATGTTGTAGATGAGATCATGCAAGTTAGCCCAGAGACACCTATTGCACCTCAGGTGGTGTTACGCAAAGCTCGTGTCTTAAAAGACACAGGAGATTTGCATGGTTCAATGAAGATATTAGATGCTGTGATAAGCAAAG aatgcaAGTGGGAATATAAAGACAACATTCAGTATGAAAATACTAAAGCTGTATGTGTGCAGATTAAAGGACAAATTCTTCATAACTTAG GTCTGTGGAAAGAGGCTATCACACCACTGGTGGATTCTGTAGACTCTTTTAAACTTGTCAGAGATAACAAAGGAATTTCCTCATCCCTGGGTCTTTTGTCCCGTTGCCTCAGAAAGCTCAGTTATGATGATTTTATCAATCTGCGCATCATGTACCCTGTGCATGTTTCAAAGTGA
- the LOC112576470 gene encoding alpha-protein kinase 1-like, with the protein MKFVGLPVSRDQLKSATCPTSVQEAMKSVAEDERDGPKSELEGLLISAAPIASTSSSKLASSGESDLHATVDLSSATQKTHDTSMSAEVGNKSDQDSCANSVQNDHSSSSSKDSGQKASIEKSVQQLSSSSSVVSFSAATQLTSSNTSSNDDASPLVDLSAPGVSSIMAELKLGDSVPTSDTAEFLSSWTSFDNSSVSRAQLWHYNPVNGEWSAQTTLAHLGPMLKTDRKGSFRDAFFVSFLHQDEPLGRYVGKRYRRQREPKVYTKDVVCQMEAVLYVTLFNQALQKCTDDILKIQYLTAAHLKLLNADGKVVDWINVEPFLQGSFLKLTNNLRYVSPDLDNEKGVEVATALSHFSYVKSGGDLMVVDLQGWLPTDKKGVVYLTDPVFNTRYIEKYSTSDQREAGMQAFWKHVHPKCNKICRFLQLDKLRPDNETATS; encoded by the exons ATGAAGTTTGTTGGCCTGCCAGTCAGTAGAGACCAGCTGAAGTCAGCTACTTGTCCAACATCTGTACAGGAAGCCATGAAATCTGTGGCAGAAGATGAGAGGGATGGGCCAAAGTCAGAACTAGAGGGCTTGCTTATTTCTGCTGCACCTATTGCTTCCACCTCTTCCAGCAAACTGGCATCTAGTGGAGAGTCAGACTTGCATGCAACTGTCGATCTGTCATCAGCTACACAGAAAACACATGACACCTCCATGTCTGCTGAAGTGGGCAACAAATCTGATCAAGACAGCTGTGCAAATTCAGTCCAGAATGACCATTCGTCGTCATCAAGCAAAGATTCAGGTCAAAAAGCAAGCATTGAAAAAAGTGTACAACAACTATCTTCAAGCTCTTCTGTTGTGAGTTTCTCAGCCGCAACACAATTGACCTCATCAAACACTTCCAGTAATGACGATGCATCTCCTCTGGTTGATCTTTCTGCACCAGGAGTTTCCAGTATTATGGCTGAGCTAAAGCTGGGTGATAGTGTGCCAACAAGTGACACAGCAGAATTTTTGTCTAGCTGGACTTCATTTGACAACTCGTCTGTTTCCA GAGCTCAACTGTGGCATTACAACCCGGTAAATGGAGAGTGGTCAGCACAAACAACATTGGCACATCTGGGGCCAATGCtcaagacagacagaaaagggTCATTCCGTGATGCATTCTTTGTTAGCTTCTTACATCAAGATGAGCCTTTGGGCAG GTATGTGGGAAAACGGTATCGCCGACAGAGGGAGCCAAAGGTTTATACGAAGGATGTTGTTTGTCAGATGGAGGCAGTTCTTTATGTCACCCTTTTTAATCAAGCTCTGCAAAAATGCACTGATGATATTTTGAAG ATCCAATACTTGACAGCTGCCCATCTTAAACTTCTAAATGCTGATGGCAAAGTTGTTGACTGGATCAACGTTGAGCCCTTCTTACAAGGAAGCTTCTTGAAATTGACCAACAACCTTCGCTATGTCTCACCAGATCTAGACAATGAAAAAGGTGTGGAAGTGGCTACAGCCCTGTCTCATTTCTCATATGTCAAGAGTGGCGGAGACCTCATGGTGGTCGACCTTCAAGGATGGCTGCCAACTGACAAGAAAGGGGTGGTGTACCTCACAGACCCTGTATTCAACACTCGCTACATCGAGAAATATTCTACAAGTGACCAAAGGGAGGCTGGCATGCAAGCATTCTGGAAGCATGTTCAcccaaaatgtaataaaatctgTCGCTTTTTGCAGCTTGATAAACTAAGACCAGATAATGAAACAGCTACATCTTGA
- the LOC112576469 gene encoding paraplegin-like, translating into MEIVSLTRKLPLAGLISLKTRFVRLSSKGWLSVKNYSSFCTGTSKQITHRYTPLSGCFCCHFQEQRIISSCAFSNLSRRLGTHHNELQAFSALLRRSGIIYQRDLLRLIGVAPSRNFSSTVPRENQHGREQDDGERNKDDKDKENSGDKIPFLPRLIFWFWIIFGIYTLLRMGQGEDTSMLHFISWNEFYHDMLAKGEVEAIIVRPESEVAIIQLHEGAVIKGKKVNSHFYTLKIPDPNGFEEKVRKAEAELGIHPDQGVTIHYQRQSAWSPIIFLAIISIAAFFLLRNLTVKVQLPNPMEMFGKAKFMRVDIASKLGRGISFKEVAGLTEAKTEIMEFVDYLKSPERYKELGVKIPRGALLLGPPGCGKTLLARAVAAEAEVPFLAMAGSEFVEMLGGLGAARVRDLFKEARKRAPCIVYIDEIDAIGRKRSGNSFGSNLEEEQTLNQLLVEMDGIGTKEGVIMLAATNRADILDKALLRPGRFDRHIMIDLPTLAERKEIFNLYLSKLKLQHPPDYYSGKLAQMTPGMSGADISNICNEAAIHAAREGKKIIDTSDFDYAAERVIAGVEKKTHLLAPTEKKVVAYHESGHALVGWLLKHTDALLRISIVPRTNSALGFTQYMPSDQKLYSKEELFERMCMALGGRAAESVIFNHVTTGAQDDLKKVTKMAYDQIRCYGMSDIVGVLSFPDGTVETAFTKPYSKRFQATIDEEAHALVAKAFQYTVKVLQDNKDKLHKLAETLLKKEVLSYDEIESLIGPPPHGPKNKMEPHGWEGIMPSNDTTPSQPRAPS; encoded by the exons ATGGAGATTGTTTCGTTGACTCGCAAACTTCCACTTGCAGGATTAATTTCACTGAAAACACGATTTGTCAGGTTAAGTAGTAAAGGATGGCTCTCCGTGAAAAATTATTCCTCTTTTTGCACTGGAACCAGTAAACAGATAACTCACAGATATACACCGTTGTCTGGTTGTTTCTGCTGCCACTTTCAAGagcaaagaattatttcttCATGTGCTTTTTCAAATCTCAGCAGG CGTTTAGGGACACATCACAATGAACTTCAGGCCTTTTCAGCTCTTCTTAGAAGGTCTGGAATCATCTATCAGAGAGATCTTCTTAGACTGATTGGTGTTG CTCCATCTCGCAACTTCAGCTCAACAGTACCAAGAGAAAATCAGCATGGCAGAGAGCAAGATGATggtgaaagaaacaaagatgacAAGGATAAAGAGAACt CTGGAGACAAAATTCCTTTTCTACCTAGACTTATCTTCTGGTTCTGGATTATCTTTGGGATCTACACACTCCTGAGAATGGGACAAGGGGAGGACACCTCCATGCTCCATTTCATCTCCTGGAATGAGTTCTACCATGACATGCTTGCTAAAGGGGAg GTAGAAGCTATTATTGTTCGTCCAGAAAGTGAAGTGGCCATCATTCAGCTGCATGAAGGAGCTGTTATAAAAGGCAAGAAG GTAAATAGCCACTTTTACACGCTGAAGATACCAGATCCTAATGGCTTTGAGGAAAAGGTGAGGAAAGCAGAGGCAGAGTTGGGTATTCATCCTGATCAAGGAGTCACCATTCACTATCAAAGACAAAG TGCCTGGAGTCCTATAATTTTCCTTGCTATTATTTCCATTGCTGCCTTCTTCTTACTGAGGAACCTTACAGTTAAAGTTCAGCTGCCTAATCCTATGGAAATGTTT GGAAAGGCAAAGTTTATGCGAGTGGATATCGCTTCAAAGCTTGGTCGGGGCATCAGTTTCAAGGAGGTTGCAGGTCTGACAGAGGCTAAGACAGAGATTATGGAATTTGTGGACTACTTGAAATCTCCTGAGCGATACAAA GAACTAGGAGTAAAAATTCCACGCGGAGCCTTGCTACTGGGTCCACCTGGTTGTGGCAAGACACTTTTGGCCAGAGCTGTGGCTGCTGAGGCAGAAGTCCCATTCCTTGCTATGGCTGGCTCAGAATTTGTGGAAATGTTGGGAG GACTGGGTGCCGCACGAGTTCGAGACTTGTTCAAGGAGGCAAGAAAGCGAGCACCTTGCATTGTCTACATTGATGAGATTGATGCTATAGGACGAAAACGATCTGGCAA TTCTTTTGGCTCAAACTTGGAAGAGGAGCAGACACTGAACCAGCTTCTCGTTGAGATGGATGGCATTGGCACAAAGGAAGGGGTGATAATGCTGGCTGCCACCAACAGAGCTGATATCCTTGACAAG GCTTTGCTGCGACCAGGTCGTTTTGACCGGCACATCATGATTGATCTACCAACTCTGGCAGAGCGAAAGGAGATCTTCAACTTGTACTTGAGCAAGCTAAAATTACAACATCCTCCAGACTATTACTCTGGCAAGCTGGCACAGATGACACCAGGCATGAGTG GTGCTGATATATCTAACATTTGCAATGAGGCGGCCATCCATGCAGCACGGGAAGGCAAGAAGATCATCGACACGTCCGATTTCGATTACGCAGCTGAGCGAGTCATAGCAG GTGTGGAGAAGAAGACCCACCTACTggcaccaacagaaaaaaaggtggTGGCCTATCATGAATCTGGCCATGCACTAGTCGGCTGGCTGCTTAAACACACAGATGCTCTACTGAGG ATTTCAATTGTACCTAgaaccaacagtgcactggggTTCACACAGTACATGCCTTCAGATCAAAAACTGTACTCCAAAGAAGAG CTTTTTGAAAGAATGTGCATGGCTCTTGGAGGACGTGCTGCAGAGTCTGTCATCTTTAATCATGTTACAACAG GTGCTCAGGATGACTTAAAAAAGGTCACAAAAATGGCATATGACCAGATTCGTTGTTATGGCATGAGCGACATAGTTGGTGTTTTGTCATTCCCTGATGGAACAGTAGAGACGGCATTCACAAAACCCTACAGTAAGAGGTTCCAGGCCACTATAGATGAG GAAGCACATGCACTTGTTGCAAAGGCATTTCAATACACAGTGAAGGTCTTGCAAGATAACAAGGACAAACTGCACAAG CTTGCTGAGACcctcttaaaaaaagaagtgttaTCATATGATGAGATTGAGAGTTTGATTGGACCACCACCTCATGGACCTAAAAATAAGATGGAACCACATGGTTGGGAGGGCATCATGCCAAGTAACGACACCACTCCTTCCCAACCTAGAGCACCATCTTGA